A part of Hippopotamus amphibius kiboko isolate mHipAmp2 chromosome 16, mHipAmp2.hap2, whole genome shotgun sequence genomic DNA contains:
- the LOC130839279 gene encoding ADP-ribosylation factor-like protein 13A has translation MLRLLTGCCSRLKATEEPRRYATVAIVGLDSSGKTLLAEAFQRFLPSRTDSSVKPEMTTLLLDNYDVSIYDLNGDRKSQGIWPNYYARAHGLVFVLDSSNLRRIQEARVILTRLLSDRRVSGKPILLLANKQDKKDALLPCDIVKYLLLEKLMSKSKSMCRVEPCSAIKNLQRGNQQPIIEGLRWLLSAIGDTYEELCTPQEPPPSRIPASKGTRGFGERCSSDSVATRMQMSKEKGQHLEQQSMAPRPLKSILYKGDIRTRPKKNLSVTFALDEPMEKGECSRGRWCM, from the exons ATGCTCCGGCTACTGACCGGCTGCTGTTCTCGTCTAAAGGCAACTGAAGAGCCGCGAAG gtatGCAACCGTCGCCATAGTGGGACTGGACAGCTCAGGCAAGACTCTTCTTGCGGAGGCATTCCAGAGAT TCCTCCCCAGTAGGACAGACAGTTCTGTGAAACCTGAGATGACCACACTCCTGCTGGATAATTATGACGTTTCCATCTACGACCTGAATGGAGACAGGAAGAGCCAAGGAATCTGGCCCAACTACTATGCTCGGGCACATGGGCTGGTTTTTGTTCTGGATTCCAGTAACTTAAGGCGCATTCAGGAAGCGAGGGTCATCTTAACCCGCCTGCTGTCTGATAGAAGAGTTTCCGGGAAACCCATTCTACT CCTGGCCAACAAGCAAGACAAGAAAGACGCTCTGCTACCTTGTGATATTGTTAAATATCTGCTGCTGGAAAAGCTAATGAGCAAGAGCAAGTCCATGTGCCGAGTG GAACCCTGTTCAGCCATCAAAAACCTCCAAAGAGGGAACCAACAGCCTATAATTGAAGGCCTGCGCTGGCTGTTATCTGCCATTGGGGATACATATGAAGAGCTGTGTACTCCCCAAGAGCCACCCCCATCGAGAATCCCAGCCTCTAAGGGCACCAGAGGCTTTGGGGAAAGATGCTCATCAGACAG CGTTGCTACCAGGATGCAAATGTCCAAAGAAAAAGGACAGCATCTAGAACAACAGTCAATGGCACCTAGGCCTCTAAAGTCAATCCTATAC AAAGGAGATATAAGAACAAGACCTAAAAAGAACTTATCAGTAACATTTGCTTTAGACGAACCCATGGAGAAGGGTGAATGTTCTCGGGGGCGATGGTGCATGTAA